The stretch of DNA GTGAAGCTCATCGAGGCCAAGATCACCCCGGAGGAGATGGACAGCGAAGAGCTGGCGGACCTTATAGAGGTCGCCAGAAACGCAACGATACAGAGAGAGTTCCTAGCAAAGGCCTGGGAAACCGTTAGACATGAAAACCAAGGCGTGGGGGGACGCGAGCTCATAGAGCGCCTGATGGAAACGATAAACGAGTGGATAAGAAACAGGGCCACGTATTTCTGGGACGAGGGGAAGGGAGGCTACATCACGGAGGATCTGAAGGGCGAACGTATAGAGACACTGCGTGGGGTTGTCTATAGAATAAGGCGATTTTTACGGAACTATGGTTCCCTTCTGACGAGTGAGGACCTGGTGTCCCAAATAGAGAGCGGAAAGGCCAACGTTATCGACCTGGGCCCCTTGGACGAGGGACAGATGAAGGTCGTCGTCGGCAAGCTCCTCGGGAAGGTGTTTGAAACCCGCCTAGACTACGAAAAGGCCAGAAAAACCATCTCCAGGCTGAAGGACGACCTAGCAGAGAACCACAACTCGGCAACAGCGGATAGGATAATGGAGCTGGAGTCGTTTATGAGGGCCATCGAAAGGAGGAGCCCTGCCCTCGCGGAACCTATACTCATAATAGTAGAAGAAGCACACATCTTCGCACCGCAGGGAGAACACAACGATGCTGTCCGTACACTTAGCAGGATAGCCCGTGAAGGACGTAAGTTCGGTGTGGGGCTGGGCATTGTCTCCCAGAGACCTAACAAGCTCAACGAAGACGTCCTAAGCCAGACAAACACCAAAATAATCCTCCGTATAGTCAACCCCAAGGATCAGGACTACGTGCTCAAGGCCAGTGAACAGCTGAGCTCTGACCTTCTGGGCGATATCGCCTCCCTCGGGAAGGGGGAGGCCGTCATAGTTGGCCAGGCAATAAGCCTGCCGGCCCTTGTGAAGATACACCACTTCAAGTCCCTCTGCGAAAAAGGGATATGCGGAGACTATGGTGGGGAGGACATCGGCATCGTGAACCGCTGGCTGGAGAGGGTAAAACGGGAAGAGGAGGAGAAGAGGCTTGAGGAGATCTACGAGGAGGAAGGCGTTGACATCGATTTCTGAGGTGTTCGCATGGTGAAGTTCGCCCACATCGCAGACGCTCACCTGGGATACGAGCAGTACCGTCTGCCCTACAGGGCCGCCGAATTCGCTGAGGCGTTCAGAAGGGCAGTCGAGATATCCGTACGTGAGGATGTCGATTTCATCCTAATATCCGGCGACCTCTTCCATCAGAGTCGGCCAAGCCCCGAAACCCTGAAAGAAGCCATAGAGATACTCTCGATCCCACGGGACAGGGGCATACCAGTCTTCGCGATAGAGGGGAACCACGACAGAACCCAGAGGCGGATCTCCGCCTACCACCTACTTGAGGGGCTGGGCCTCTTGAACCTGGTGGGCCTGCGCGATGAGGAGGTCGAGAACGAGCACCTGAGAAGCCGTCGCCTCGGAAACAAATTCCTTGTCAGAGGGATATTCGAAAAAGATGGGGGGAGCATCGAGATCCATGGAATGCGATACATGAGCGCCGCATGGCTCGAGAAGAATCCACTTGACAAGATATTCAAACCTAAAGGGGACGCCATCCTCATGCTGCACCAGGGGATAAAGGAACTGGTCGAGGATATGATGGGGATTCTGCCCGAGAGCCAGAGGGACTACTTCGAGTTAAGGCTGGGAGACCTCCCCAAGGGCTACCTCTACTACGCACTCGGCCACATACATAAGAACTTCGAGACAACCTACGACATCGGAAAACTGGTCTATCCTGGATCACTCCAGCGCTGGGACTTCGGGGATTACGAGATAAGGTATCGCTGGGACGGCAGGGCGTTTAAGGCCAGAGACGGCACTAGAAAAGGCTTTTACATTGTGGAGGACTGGAACCCAAGGTTCGTTGAGCTTAATGTCAGGCCCTTTGTTGACATCCGGATCGAGGCCGACGAGGAGACCGCCAAGCGTGAGCTGGAGCGCCTTGGAAAGGAGATACCAACGGAAGCCTTCGTACGCCTCGACCTCAAATGGGAGCGGCCCTTCGACGTGTCCGCGTTCTATAGCCTCCTTCCAGTTCGCTACCTGTACGTTAGAACGCGCTTTGAGAGAAAGTCGGGGAAAGGGGAGAAATCCAGAGAAGTCCCGAAAGTCGAGGACTACTTCCTCCCCATAGAACTGAAGGCCATAGAGCTGGCGGGGGTAAAGAAGCTGAGGAACGTAGAGGAAGTGATCGAACTCTTCCTCGAAGGTGAGTGGGAGCCGAAGGAAAATAGCACTGATGAGAAAGCAGAGAAGCCCAAAGAAACAGGAAAAAAATCCGAAAAAGAAGCCAAAAAATCGCTGGGGGAGAGTTACGGAAAGAAAAAAACGCCCCAGAAAAAAGGGAAGGACCTGCTCACATGGCTTGGTGGTGAGAGATGAGGATAGAAAAGCTCTTGGTCAAAGATTTTCGGTCCCACAAGTTTACAAAGGTAACCTTCACTGGGGGCATAAACCTGATAGTTGGGCAGAACGGGAGCGGGAAGAGCTCACTTCTAGACGCGCTTCTTGTTGGTCTCTACTGGCCCACGAAACCAAAGGACCTGAGGAAGGAGGACATCCTGAGAATAAGAGAAAGCGACGCCGATAAAACCTCCATGGAGATAACGGTCTTCTTCGAGAAGGGAGGGGTCAAGTACCAGGTACACCGAAAGATAACCAGGGGGATAGCGTACATCAAATACCTGGATGGCAACACATGGAGGAGTCTGGAGAGCGGTCAAAAGGGAGTACGGGACTGGATAGAGAAAACAATCCCTTACGACGTTTTTCTAAATGCGATATATATAAGGCAGGGGGAGATAGACGCCATCCTGGAGAGCGACGAGAGCAGGGACAAGGTCGTAAGGCAGGTTCTGGGTCTGGACAAGTATGAGAACGCCTACCGGAATCTGCTGGACGTCCGAAAGGAGATCGAGGGGAGAATAAGATCCATAGAGGATTACCTGAAGAGCACGGAGAACCTAGATGACCTCATATCCTCCATGGAAAAAGAACTCTCAGAAACCCTAAAGGAGGTAAGGGGACTCTCCTCGGAGATCCCAAAGCTCACGAAAAAACTCCAGAAGGCTGAGGAAGAATTGAAACGGCTGGACTCCCTTGAAAAAGAAATAAACTCCCTGATGCTCGCCATAAAGAAGAAAGAGGGCAACCTCAATGCTCTGGAAGCAAGACGTCTGGAGCTGGAGAAAAGGATAACAGAAGCACGGGAGCGTATCAGGGTCCTGGAGGAAAAGGTTAAGGAACTGAAGGGACTTAAGGACAGAGCAGAAGAGTACACACGGATCTCGGAGTTCAGGAAAGATTACTTGGACGGGAAGGCCAGGAATGAGAAGCTCATGGCGGAATATCGGGTCCAAATCTCGGTGATAGATGAGAGACTCAATGAACTGGGAGGCCTCAAAAAGCGCCTTGAGAAACTAATCGACAGGAAAGAAGAGCTGGAGAAAAAAGAGAAGGAACTTGAGGAAGACGTTAAAGCCTATGAAGAGGCCAGATCGCTGACCTCCAGTCTTGAAAGACTCCGGAAACGGTTGAGGTTGAAGCCCGAGGAAGTGGAGGAGCTTGCGAGGAGCATTGATGGGGCCCGGGATAGGAAAGAGGAGATACAGAGAGAGTTCGAAACCATAAACGAGAAACGTGGTGAGCTGAAGAACCTGGCAAAGGAGAGGAACGGGGCGATACTGGAGCTCCGGAAGGCCCGGGGGAAATGCCCGGTCTGCGGCAGGGAACTCACCGAGAAGCACAAGGAGGACATCATCAAGAGATACCATGAGGAGCTGAAAGAAGTCGCTGCCAAGGTAAAGGAGCTGGACGAACGTGAGAGGGCACTGAGAAAGGAGCTTGTACAGGTGGAGGAAGTCCTTAAAAGAGAGAAAGAGCTGATAGCCGCAAGGGAGATCCTGAAGCAGATTGAAGAGGTGGAAGGCAAGCTGAGCGGGTACAATCTGGGGTCACTTAAGAAAAGGGCGAGGGAATATGATGCTCTGAAGGGAGAGCTGGAAAAGATCAAAGGCGAGATGGAGGGCATTCAACGGGAGCTGGAGCGCGAGAGCACCCTAATGAGAAAGAAAGATGCACTCAACAGGAAGTTGAAGAAAGCTGAAGAAGAACTTCTAAGGCTGGACAAGGAACTAGAATCCCTCGGGTTCTCAAACATCGAGGGTCTGGACTCTCGGATAAAGGAGCTGGAACCGGCGTATCAGAGATACCTGGAGCTCAAGTCCGCACCCGCAGAGCTTGGAAAAGAGAGAAAAGCACTGGAGAGATTCGGGAGGGATATGGAGAGCCTGGTGAGGAGGCTCAATGAAGGGAGCAGAGAGCTCGAGTCATTGAAGAAGGAGCTGAAGGAGAAGAAAAGTGCCTATAACCCGGAAAAACATACCGAGGCCAGAAAGCACTTCATCAGGCTAAAGGAGGAGCTCGCCACGAAGAACGCTGAACTTGAAGGGGCAAAAAAGAAACACGACGAGATAATGGGGAGACTGAAAGAGTTCAAGGAGGAAAGGGAAGAACGTGAACGGAAGCTTCTGGACCTACAGAAGCTGAAAAAAGCCCGCGAAAGAGTACAGGAGCTGAGAGAAAATGTAAGACGATACAAAGCAATGCTGAGAGAGGACGCCCTGGCAAAGGTCGGTGACGTGGCCAGCAAGATATTCGAGGAGCTGACGGAGGAGAAGTACTCTGGGATAACGGTCAAGGCGGAGGAGAACAAGGTGAAGCTCGGCGTTGTTTACAACGGGAGGGAGCACGGACTGGGTTTCCTGAGCGGCGGCGAGAGGATAGCCCTGGGGCTGGCGTTCCGCCTTGCTCTGTCTCTGTATCTGGCGGGAGAGATGAGCCTGCTCATCCTGGACGAGCCAACACCTTACCTCGACGAGGAGAGACGGAGGAGGCTCGTGGACATAATGAGCCGATACCTGAGGAAGATACCGCAGGTCATAGTCGTCTCCCACGACGAAGAGCTCAAGGACGCGGCGGACCGTGTGATAAAGGTAAGCTTGGAAAACGGAGTCTCCGTGGTGAGGGAGGTAGAACTGGGGGTGTGAGCATGTACCGTCTGATAGACAGAAGGAGCGTTAACAGGATCAAGGAAATGCTGCAGAGGGGCTATGAAGAGGCGAGGGAGAGGATGGCTGAGGTGGAGTGGCGGCCCCTCCCGAAGGAGAGGGAGAGCTGCACGGTATACGCCGTTGATGGAAGCCAGGGAAAGCAACGACTCAGCGGGACAATATTTTACACCGTCTCCTCCTACGCCTTTGGAAACGGACCGAGCTACCGTCTGGTGTACACGAACGCCATGCTCTATAACCAGGGGATATCCGACCAGATAATCCGCCTCCAGATGGAAACCCTCGAGAACAAACTGGGATTCCTAGCCGCGGAACTCGGGGAAGTTGAGTACGTCATGATGGACGGAACGCTGACCGGCTCGCTCACAAGGCCGCCCGTTTATCCGGAGAGCGTGAGGGGGATAACGACCATAAAGAACGCACTGGGAGACGACGAACTTGGGAGACTGGTTGACGACTTCGTTGAAAGGCTGAAACAACACTACGTGGAACTTGAGGAGGAATTAAAGAGCACAGGTAAAGTCTCCACCTGGGTCATACTGGCCGATGAAGTCCTCGACGAGTACTCCAGCTACTACAGAGCCATGGTAGGACACAGGGAAAAGAACTTCGACGGTACTCTTCCAAAACAGCTCAGGGTATCGCAGAAGAAAATTGAACGGGCCATTGAGGAAGGTAAAACGGTGGAAGAACTCTATACGGAGATCCTGGAGGAGTATGGAGAAGACAGAATCTTAAGTCTTGAGGACGCCCGTAACTCCGTTCACGTCGTTCTCGGATACCTAGAGTATCTGTACTCGCTGGAGAAGCTATTAGAAAGCGGTCGGTTCGATCTCGTATACGTCGCCAAGAGCTTCTACAACAGGAAGCTCACCCAGAAGCTGGGCATAAACGTGGTTGATGTCCCGTACCTGGACGCATACCTGCGGAGGAAATTCGGGGAGGAGATACCCGGTTACTACATCATAACCCAAGGGGGCGGGCCAATAAGCCACCGTTTGCCCAAAGTCTTGAGAAGGCACTTTTCCACGGTCGAACAGTACATCAAAAGGGGAGTTGCCATGGCCTACGTAAGGACAATGAAGGGAGGGGTGATATACCTCCTCCAGAGCAACAGAACGATAGACGAAGAGCTCCTGAGCAGGGTACTATGGCACGAGAGTAATGGGTACTTCAGACCGCTGCAGAGGGCCCATGAGGGTGTTAAGATAGAGAAAAAGGCGTTTGAAGCCGAGCTGGCTGCACTGCTGAACATAATGAAAAAGGAGAGTCCGGAGCTCAGGGTCTTTCTGAAGTACGGACGCTCACCCCTGGAATGAAGGGACTGAGGACAAAGAGACGATCAGCCCTCCACGGTCGCCTCAAAAGAGGCCACCATGTCCGCGTAGCCAGGATCAACTCCCCTGAGATACCCTTTCACTTTTCCGGCCGTGCCCCAGCGATCAGGGCCTGCGAGGACAAGGACCACCTGTCCATCGGCCCACACATCGCTTTTGATGATTATCCCCCTCGTACCGGTCCGAATGGAGTTCTGCTCGTCCACGGTGAGGGCCTCCCTGACGTAGGCCCCAACGCCGTCGTACGCGTCAGGGCCACCGAGGATTATCACGAAGGGGCTCTGCTTGTAGGCATCAAACTGGGTCGCGGTCACCCTTTTGACCGAGAAACCCAGGTTCTCAAGCTGCGCGCCCAGGAGATCGCCCTTAATGTCCCAGTCTACGTTATTCGCCAGTATCACAACGTTGGGGGTCTTCTCTGAACCCCCTATAACCCAGCTAACTAGGTCACCAAGGATGTTAAGCTCCACCCCGTTCCCTTCCTCAAGGTCAAAGGAGGTATAGACCGCACGGTAGGGGCCGTCCATACGGAGGATTCCCCCCGTGTAGTCCACGGTGTGCGCAAAGACTTCCGGAAAATGCCTTCTTGCGGCCCACAGGAACCTCCACATCTCCAGGTCGGAGGGGGAAGGCAGAACGTTAACAACCCGGCCGTTCACGGAGACCGAGACGTGATCGTCCATAAAAACCGCGTTGGAAACCGCATCGGCGAGGGGAAGCTCGGCGGTCATGCTGAAGTTAAAAGACCTGCCGCTCATGCCGGTCATCACCGAGGCGAGCCCCCGCAACAAGGTGTCGTTGTCTTCCACGAACCTGTTAAGCGCCCTCCTAGCCATCGCGCGCTGACCATCGGACAGTATCACCTGCCACCCGACGGTGTCGTAGGAGGAGGGGGAGATCCCAGAATACCCAATCATTAAAGTAGAGCCAGTGTTCACGTAGGGGAGCATTACAGAAACGTTCTCAAAACCGCAGGATGAACGGACGACTTCTTCAAGCTGAAGCAACCCCATCCCCAGCATCCCCGCGATGCTCGGCTCGTTCGTTGCGTTGCCGATGTGAAGGGGATTGGCCCCGTCAAACAGCGTCCCCCCTGTCACTATCAAACCGGCGTGACTCGCCTTCAGGTAGCTCTCCAGGGCACGCATCTCATCGGAGTTGAGACCCCAGTTCGGGAGCCAGAGGTCGGCGAGTATTATCGCCTTCGGTCCGATTTTTGATATGGCCTGCGGTAGCTCCGAGGGGGAGATTACCGTTATATCGTACTTTGCCGCGAGCCGCTCCCAGTGATGTTCCCGTATCATCCAGTGGGGAACAAGTTTCAGCGGTGCCACCGCGGCTTCGTAGTCGGAGAGGTTGTAGTTGTAGAACTCCAGGGAGGCGTTTATCATGTCCACAACCGAGTTCAGGGAATCAAGGTAGGATCTGGCGTCCACAGACGGGTCAACGATGAGTACCCGCTCCCCGGAGGGGTTGACAACGTAGAACGTATAAACCGGACTCACGGAAACCTTTCCCGTCGGTCCCGTGACCACGACTTTAAAGTCCACCTTAACACCGGGCTGCTGGGCCGGTATGGTGAGCTTCTTGTAGTACACGTAAAACTTGTCGGGGTTATTGCCGTAGTAACGGTTTATTATGGACTGGTACACGTTCCAGCTCTCGCCGGCGGCGGCATCCTTAACGAAAGCGGTCTTCCATTCACCGTCGTTCACCCGGTAGTAAGCGGTGACGTTCTTCGGCGGAAACATGTCAGCAACGTAGAAGTACACGACCTCCTCGGCACCGGGTCCTATTGAGTGGCCACTTGGGACATTTCCAACGATTATCAGCGGCGGGTAAATCCTGCTCACGATAACGGTGGCCGAAGCGACTGCCATCACAGAGCAGAAGAGAATGAGAACAAAGAACAGTGCGGGGACCCTCCTTCTCATCATGTATCACCATCCAGAGTAGGTCACCGAAGTATTTATAGGTTCCTCAATCCCCGGAAGGTGTTCCGAAAGATTTAAACGAATGGACAAAAAATCCAGGCACATGAGAAAATGGCTCCCTGCGCTGGTATTCCTTTCACTGGTATCCCTTTTCCTGGGTGTTTACGTTGGTTCGGTGAGAGTCCCCGCGTCGCAGGTGAGCACCGGGATAGCCTACGGCGTGGCGAGGGCCCTTCACCTAACCGGGCCATCGAGACCCCCAGAGTCCTTCGTCATAATATGGGAGATCCGGTTCCCCAGGGTTCTGCTCGCGTACCTCGTCGGCCTGGCACTCGCGTCCGCAGGTGTTGCGGCTCAGGCACTGTTTAGAAACCCCCTGGCGGACCCGTACATCATAGGCGTGAGCGCGGGCGCCAGCATCGGAGCGGCGATAGCCTCAGTCTATGCCCCTTCACAGATGGGCCCCTTTGCCCTAGTCTTCGCGGTGTTCTCGGTTCTCGTTGTTTACAGCGCTGCAAAGGTCGATGGGAACGTTCCCGTGGATACATTGCTCCTGGCGGGGGTCGCGTACGGGTTCATGGCCAGCGCGGTAACTTGGTACATAATACTCAAAGAGGGCGAGAGGGCCCGTGTTACGTGGATGTGGATGATGGGAAGTTTCAACGGTGCATCCTGGGTCGACGTGGGGCAGATGGCCGTGGTGACCCTTCTGGGCACCGGTTTCTTAATATGGAAATGGCGCGAGCTCAATCTTCTGCTTCTCGGAGAGGAAAGCGTGGCCCTCGGTCTCGATGTCTCCCTCTACAGAAAGCTCACGGTTGGCGCGATTGCACTGTTAACGGCGTTTGCCGTCTCAACGGCAGGCATAATAGGGTTCGTGGGGCTTGTGGCGCCACACATCATGCGTATCCTCCTCGGACCCAACCACCGACGGCTGACGCCCGCCGCCGCGCTTCTTGGAGGAGTAATACTAGTTACGGCGGACCTCATAGCCAGGGTGCTATCAAGACCGACCGAGATCCCCGTCGGGATAGTGACGGCACTCATGGGCGCACCCTTCTTCCTTTACCTCCTGCGGAACCACAGAAAGGGGGTGTTCACCGCATGAGGGTCGAGGTGAACATCTCCTTTTCGTATGGCGAGGTCGAGGTTCTAAGGGACGTTGAATTCTCGGCCCGAAAGGGGGAGTTACTTGCCATAATCGGGCCAAATGGGGCGGGGAAATCAACCCTCCTAAAGTGCATGGTCGGCATGCTGAAACCCCGGGGGCACGTAACGGTGGACGGGGCGGACGTGCTCTCACTGAAACCCCGGGAGAGGGCAAAGATGATAACCTACGTCCCCCAGAGCTCCCTCCCAGAGTTCGCATTCACGATAGAGGAGTTCGTTGAGATGGGGACCTACGCAACAAGAGGGGACGTGAGAAGGGCCCTGGAGACGGTAGGGCTCTGGGAGCGGAGGGACGAACCCGTGACGAACCTCAGCGGTGGGGAGTACCAGCTGACCCTGATAGCGAGGGCACTGGCACAGGACAGCAGGGTGGTACTACTGGATGAACCCACCTCCCACTTGGACATAAACCACACCCTCCAAGTGATGGAGCTGCTCAAAAGGATGAAGGAGGACCACGTGACCATCCCCGTCCTCCACGACCTAAACCTCGCACTGACCTACGCGGACAGGCTGATACTGCTCCAAGGAGGTAGGAAAAAGTGGGAGGGAAAACCAGAGGAGCTCGAACCATCAGTTCTGGAGGAGGCGTATGGGGTTAAGGTCAAAATCCTGGAGATCGAGGGCGAGAGGCTGCTCCTAGCAGCACCCTAGCAAAGGTTTAAAACATGAGGGGGAAATAAGCTCAGGGGTGAGAGAATGGAGACCAAGAAGACCGGAACCACCACCGTGGGAATAAAGGTTAAAGAGGGGATTGTGCTTGCCGCCGACACCCAGGCTTCACTCGACCACATGGTCGAAACCCTTAACATCAAGAAGATAGTCCCGATAACCGACAGGATAGCCATCACAACAGCCGGAAGCGTTGGGGACGTGCAGGCACTGGCCAGGATGCTGGAGGCCGAGGCAAGGTACTACCAGTTCACGTGGGGCAAGCCCATGACGACGCGGGCCATGGCCAACCTGCTCAGCAACGTCCTCCAAGAGAACAAGTGGTTTCCGTACATGGTGCAGATAATAATCGGCGGCTACGTCGATGAACCAACGCTGGCGAGCCTTGATCCCCTCGGTGGCCTAGTGTTCGACGAGTACACGGCAACCGGCTCCGGTAGTCCCTTTGCAATAGCCGTTCTTGAGGACGGCTACAGCAAGGAGATGGGTGTTAAGGACGCGAGGGACCTGGCGATAAGGGCCGTAAAGACCGCTGGAAAGAGGGACGTTTACACCGGAAGCAGGAAGGTACAGGTCGTTGTCATAACAAACGCGGGTATGAAAGAGGAGTTTGTGGAGTTCAAGGACTGAAAGTCTTTTAACCTTTTTCACCCCACCATATCCCATGAGTGGATCCGGAAAAAAGCTGGTCGCAGTGGTGCTGGTACTCCTCTTCTTCACCATCACGTACGCCGCCGTTAGGGTAAGCTGTGAGACCGAACCCGTTCTACAGCAGGCCAAGGAGATCCTGAAGGAAGTTCAGGAGATAAGGGGGCTGAAGTTCAAGGAAGAACCCCAGATCATAGTGATAAGCAGGGCGGAGGCCCTGGCAATGTGGAAGCCCTCGAAGGAAGACCTGGAGACCCTGAGGATGATGGAGCACGTGTACAAGATGAGTCTCCTCATAAGGCCCAATTATCCTTTCTTACAGAGGAAGGAAGAGCAGAGGGCCGGTTGGATGGCGGCGACAGTGGGGGACAGGATATACATAATCAGGGAGAACTTTCTGGGCAACCCGGACACGGCCCGTAGGGCGCTGGCCCACGAGTCCGTACACGTCCTTCAGAAGCAGTGGTTCAACGCAAAGTACGGGGCAGGCACATTTGATGGAACACTGGCGGTAAGGGCGCTCGTTGAAGGGGACGCGGATCTGGTTGCGGACATATACTGTGAGAGAAACAGCATCCCGATCCACAAAATAACATCCCTGAGCGGCGATCCCGTAACCGACATAAACATCTTTCCCTACGTCTTCGGCGACTCCTTCGTACGCTACCTCTACGAAAAAGGCGGATGGAAACTCGTCAACGGGGCAT from Thermococcus sp. encodes:
- the herA gene encoding DNA double-strand break repair helicase HerA; translation: MRIREEEVGIVTGEASVNSFQFYAQPDVDLKFGDFVVAKLCKESRERECRWSDDTEWVIGTVRGLKNINWLLSEGKSTYHSLELDIREYGESIGENEAMIVSVRVLGRVKVDGERAEVVPNRVPIPNGNRVYRASSELLKAIYYGGKASIELGNLLLREDVPIYLDANELVSRHFAVLAVTGAGKSNAVSVLIGETVNKLRGTVVVLDPHGDYTKLRLPGTGREYVKLIEAKITPEEMDSEELADLIEVARNATIQREFLAKAWETVRHENQGVGGRELIERLMETINEWIRNRATYFWDEGKGGYITEDLKGERIETLRGVVYRIRRFLRNYGSLLTSEDLVSQIESGKANVIDLGPLDEGQMKVVVGKLLGKVFETRLDYEKARKTISRLKDDLAENHNSATADRIMELESFMRAIERRSPALAEPILIIVEEAHIFAPQGEHNDAVRTLSRIAREGRKFGVGLGIVSQRPNKLNEDVLSQTNTKIILRIVNPKDQDYVLKASEQLSSDLLGDIASLGKGEAVIVGQAISLPALVKIHHFKSLCEKGICGDYGGEDIGIVNRWLERVKREEEEKRLEEIYEEEGVDIDF
- the mre11 gene encoding DNA double-strand break repair protein Mre11; the encoded protein is MKFAHIADAHLGYEQYRLPYRAAEFAEAFRRAVEISVREDVDFILISGDLFHQSRPSPETLKEAIEILSIPRDRGIPVFAIEGNHDRTQRRISAYHLLEGLGLLNLVGLRDEEVENEHLRSRRLGNKFLVRGIFEKDGGSIEIHGMRYMSAAWLEKNPLDKIFKPKGDAILMLHQGIKELVEDMMGILPESQRDYFELRLGDLPKGYLYYALGHIHKNFETTYDIGKLVYPGSLQRWDFGDYEIRYRWDGRAFKARDGTRKGFYIVEDWNPRFVELNVRPFVDIRIEADEETAKRELERLGKEIPTEAFVRLDLKWERPFDVSAFYSLLPVRYLYVRTRFERKSGKGEKSREVPKVEDYFLPIELKAIELAGVKKLRNVEEVIELFLEGEWEPKENSTDEKAEKPKETGKKSEKEAKKSLGESYGKKKTPQKKGKDLLTWLGGER
- the rad50 gene encoding DNA double-strand break repair ATPase Rad50, translating into MRIEKLLVKDFRSHKFTKVTFTGGINLIVGQNGSGKSSLLDALLVGLYWPTKPKDLRKEDILRIRESDADKTSMEITVFFEKGGVKYQVHRKITRGIAYIKYLDGNTWRSLESGQKGVRDWIEKTIPYDVFLNAIYIRQGEIDAILESDESRDKVVRQVLGLDKYENAYRNLLDVRKEIEGRIRSIEDYLKSTENLDDLISSMEKELSETLKEVRGLSSEIPKLTKKLQKAEEELKRLDSLEKEINSLMLAIKKKEGNLNALEARRLELEKRITEARERIRVLEEKVKELKGLKDRAEEYTRISEFRKDYLDGKARNEKLMAEYRVQISVIDERLNELGGLKKRLEKLIDRKEELEKKEKELEEDVKAYEEARSLTSSLERLRKRLRLKPEEVEELARSIDGARDRKEEIQREFETINEKRGELKNLAKERNGAILELRKARGKCPVCGRELTEKHKEDIIKRYHEELKEVAAKVKELDERERALRKELVQVEEVLKREKELIAAREILKQIEEVEGKLSGYNLGSLKKRAREYDALKGELEKIKGEMEGIQRELERESTLMRKKDALNRKLKKAEEELLRLDKELESLGFSNIEGLDSRIKELEPAYQRYLELKSAPAELGKERKALERFGRDMESLVRRLNEGSRELESLKKELKEKKSAYNPEKHTEARKHFIRLKEELATKNAELEGAKKKHDEIMGRLKEFKEEREERERKLLDLQKLKKARERVQELRENVRRYKAMLREDALAKVGDVASKIFEELTEEKYSGITVKAEENKVKLGVVYNGREHGLGFLSGGERIALGLAFRLALSLYLAGEMSLLILDEPTPYLDEERRRRLVDIMSRYLRKIPQVIVVSHDEELKDAADRVIKVSLENGVSVVREVELGV
- the nurA gene encoding DNA double-strand break repair nuclease NurA; this encodes MYRLIDRRSVNRIKEMLQRGYEEARERMAEVEWRPLPKERESCTVYAVDGSQGKQRLSGTIFYTVSSYAFGNGPSYRLVYTNAMLYNQGISDQIIRLQMETLENKLGFLAAELGEVEYVMMDGTLTGSLTRPPVYPESVRGITTIKNALGDDELGRLVDDFVERLKQHYVELEEELKSTGKVSTWVILADEVLDEYSSYYRAMVGHREKNFDGTLPKQLRVSQKKIERAIEEGKTVEELYTEILEEYGEDRILSLEDARNSVHVVLGYLEYLYSLEKLLESGRFDLVYVAKSFYNRKLTQKLGINVVDVPYLDAYLRRKFGEEIPGYYIITQGGGPISHRLPKVLRRHFSTVEQYIKRGVAMAYVRTMKGGVIYLLQSNRTIDEELLSRVLWHESNGYFRPLQRAHEGVKIEKKAFEAELAALLNIMKKESPELRVFLKYGRSPLE
- a CDS encoding iron ABC transporter permease; translation: MRKWLPALVFLSLVSLFLGVYVGSVRVPASQVSTGIAYGVARALHLTGPSRPPESFVIIWEIRFPRVLLAYLVGLALASAGVAAQALFRNPLADPYIIGVSAGASIGAAIASVYAPSQMGPFALVFAVFSVLVVYSAAKVDGNVPVDTLLLAGVAYGFMASAVTWYIILKEGERARVTWMWMMGSFNGASWVDVGQMAVVTLLGTGFLIWKWRELNLLLLGEESVALGLDVSLYRKLTVGAIALLTAFAVSTAGIIGFVGLVAPHIMRILLGPNHRRLTPAAALLGGVILVTADLIARVLSRPTEIPVGIVTALMGAPFFLYLLRNHRKGVFTA
- a CDS encoding ABC transporter ATP-binding protein, translating into MRVEVNISFSYGEVEVLRDVEFSARKGELLAIIGPNGAGKSTLLKCMVGMLKPRGHVTVDGADVLSLKPRERAKMITYVPQSSLPEFAFTIEEFVEMGTYATRGDVRRALETVGLWERRDEPVTNLSGGEYQLTLIARALAQDSRVVLLDEPTSHLDINHTLQVMELLKRMKEDHVTIPVLHDLNLALTYADRLILLQGGRKKWEGKPEELEPSVLEEAYGVKVKILEIEGERLLLAAP
- the psmB gene encoding archaeal proteasome endopeptidase complex subunit beta, whose protein sequence is METKKTGTTTVGIKVKEGIVLAADTQASLDHMVETLNIKKIVPITDRIAITTAGSVGDVQALARMLEAEARYYQFTWGKPMTTRAMANLLSNVLQENKWFPYMVQIIIGGYVDEPTLASLDPLGGLVFDEYTATGSGSPFAIAVLEDGYSKEMGVKDARDLAIRAVKTAGKRDVYTGSRKVQVVVITNAGMKEEFVEFKD